One window of the Chloroflexota bacterium genome contains the following:
- the buk gene encoding butyrate kinase — protein MSRPSPTSEPVHYRILVINPGSTSTKVAVYEDEVPLHAQNISHSSTELAAYPRIPDQYPLRRDAVLRFLEEKEVSLQSLHAVVGRGGILRPISSGTYRVNEKMLAELRAPKEREHVSNLGAIIAHEIATAASIPAFVVDPVCVDEFDDIARISGLPEIERRSLSHALNLKAVARRAAKDLGEPYEDLNLVVVHLGGGISVSAHRRGRMVDVNQALDGTGPFAPERAGGLPVGDVIRMCYSGRYTYDQMFRKIAGQGGLVAHLGTNDAREVERRIAAGDEHARLIYEAMAYQIAKEIGLMSTVLKGDVDAIVLTGNLAYSEMLVAWIRERVEWIAPLLLYPGEDEMLAMAQGVLRVLRGEEQAKEY, from the coding sequence ATGAGCAGACCATCACCGACATCTGAACCCGTTCACTATCGCATCCTGGTGATCAATCCCGGTTCCACATCTACCAAAGTGGCAGTCTATGAGGATGAGGTGCCGCTGCACGCGCAGAACATCTCGCATTCGAGCACGGAATTGGCTGCCTACCCTCGCATCCCCGATCAGTATCCCTTACGGCGCGATGCGGTCTTGCGTTTCCTTGAAGAGAAGGAGGTATCTCTCCAATCTCTGCACGCTGTCGTAGGACGGGGTGGTATCCTGCGTCCCATCTCCAGCGGCACCTACCGGGTCAATGAGAAGATGCTGGCAGAACTGCGTGCCCCCAAAGAACGCGAGCATGTCTCGAATCTGGGGGCGATCATCGCTCATGAGATCGCAACGGCTGCGAGCATCCCCGCTTTCGTTGTGGACCCTGTGTGTGTGGATGAATTCGATGACATCGCCCGTATCTCCGGTTTGCCCGAGATCGAGCGGCGAAGCCTCTCCCATGCCCTGAATCTCAAGGCTGTCGCCCGCCGAGCGGCAAAGGACTTGGGGGAGCCATACGAGGACCTTAACCTCGTGGTGGTGCATTTGGGCGGGGGTATTTCCGTCAGTGCACACCGGCGTGGGCGTATGGTGGATGTCAACCAGGCGCTCGACGGCACCGGTCCCTTCGCTCCAGAGAGGGCAGGTGGACTGCCCGTTGGCGACGTGATCCGGATGTGCTACTCGGGGCGGTACACCTATGATCAAATGTTCAGGAAAATCGCGGGGCAAGGCGGTCTGGTGGCTCACTTAGGGACAAATGACGCCCGCGAGGTGGAGCGGCGCATTGCCGCCGGCGATGAGCATGCCCGCTTGATCTATGAGGCCATGGCTTATCAGATCGCCAAGGAAATAGGCCTTATGTCCACCGTCCTCAAGGGAGATGTGGATGCCATCGTGCTCACTGGCAACCTGGCTTACTCCGAGATGCTAGTTGCTTGGATACGCGAGCGGGTGGAGTGGATTGCGCCGCTCCTCCTCTACCCTGGTGAAGACGAAATGCTGGCTATGGCGCAGGGCGTGCTGCGTGTACTGAGGGGAGAGGAACAGGCGAAGGAATATTAG
- the mutM gene encoding bifunctional DNA-formamidopyrimidine glycosylase/DNA-(apurinic or apyrimidinic site) lyase, with amino-acid sequence MPELPEVETIATDLRRELVGATFTEVEIHWPAIVATHSANEFSRNLCGQSVLDVGRRGKFLVLHLSGGGALLFHLRMTGQLLLRPGQNPRDPHDHVIFRLADGRELRYCDQRKFGRVYLVCDASEIVRELGPEPLAKDFTPEQFAAMLARRRGALKPLLLNQRFLAGLGNIYTDEALFVARLHPRRRANTLSPDEVHRLYDAIHLVLRSAIAGRGTTFDGSYRDAHGQEGHYQGELRVFGREQATCPRCGANIQRLMVGGRGTRICPQCQPE; translated from the coding sequence ATGCCCGAACTTCCTGAGGTCGAAACGATCGCCACGGATCTGCGCCGGGAGTTAGTGGGCGCGACTTTCACTGAGGTGGAAATACACTGGCCGGCGATCGTGGCCACTCACTCGGCCAATGAGTTTTCGCGCAACTTATGTGGACAAAGCGTCCTCGATGTGGGGCGACGGGGGAAGTTCCTGGTCTTGCACCTCTCGGGCGGCGGCGCTTTGCTCTTTCACCTGCGGATGACCGGCCAATTGCTCCTGCGACCTGGCCAAAACCCGCGTGACCCGCACGATCACGTGATATTCCGTTTGGCCGATGGGCGCGAGCTGCGCTACTGTGACCAACGCAAATTCGGGCGGGTCTACTTGGTCTGCGATGCCAGTGAGATAGTACGGGAACTGGGTCCCGAACCACTGGCCAAGGACTTCACCCCAGAGCAATTCGCTGCCATGCTGGCGCGAAGGCGCGGGGCACTCAAGCCCCTGTTGCTAAATCAGCGATTCTTGGCTGGCTTAGGCAATATTTATACAGATGAAGCCCTTTTCGTTGCCCGCCTTCATCCGCGACGACGTGCCAATACCCTATCGCCCGACGAAGTCCACCGCCTCTACGATGCCATTCACCTGGTGTTGCGGTCGGCCATCGCTGGCCGGGGCACCACTTTCGATGGCTCCTATCGCGATGCCCACGGCCAGGAGGGACATTACCAAGGCGAACTGCGGGTCTTCGGGCGGGAGCAAGCAACCTGTCCTCGTTGTGGGGCGAATATCCAACGACTCATGGTTGGGGGGCGTGGGACGCGTATCTGCCCGCAGTGCCAGCCAGAGTGA